A genomic stretch from Corynebacterium kutscheri includes:
- the rho gene encoding transcription termination factor Rho — MADTDNGAQVNLAALRLPELRKIAADLGLKGTSALRKGDLITAISGAQTGGVSGGEPRRRRATKTMQSDNTQGASATEAPAENTIESVPENSEKTGASAPKNTNSRRRRVTRTSVNTAEDVEKQTTTDVLGDTTTENTQTTEESTESDHIRVNESRSAARRARRNRVRREYRENNGDARTEGDATETVTESVDKNGSSGEAAEFISEQPRERRGRRRSERLDRNNEGSQDANTDESVEKSEQSREEKDTSRTERDNDSRNDRGNRRDYNDRGNRRNRRNRRGREERDNNDGREYEAREDEVLQDVAGILDIVDKNVAFVRTTGYHSSQQDVHVNPQMVRRLGLRSGDAIIGKARVNDNSNQRGRGRNHHRFNPLVKVEKVNGIPVEEAKERPHFSKLTPLYPNQRLRLETDPKILTTRVIDLIMPIGKGQRALIVSPPKAGKTTILQNIANAIAINNPECYLMVVLVDERPEEVTDMQRSVKGEVIASTFDRPPSEHTTVAELAIERAKRLVEQGQDVVVLLDSITRLGRAYNNSSPASGRILSGGVDSNALYPPKRFLGAARNIENGGSLTIIATAMVETGSAGDTVIFEEFKGTGNAELKLDRRISERRVFPAVDVNPSGTRKDELLLAPEEARVMHKLRRILSALDSQAAIDLLIKQLKKTKNNGEFLMQVMSSAPMAEEAEED, encoded by the coding sequence GTGGCTGATACAGATAATGGCGCACAAGTAAATCTTGCTGCATTGCGTCTGCCTGAACTGCGTAAAATCGCGGCTGATTTAGGCCTTAAAGGCACATCCGCCCTCCGTAAGGGTGATCTTATTACGGCAATTTCCGGTGCTCAGACCGGCGGTGTATCTGGTGGGGAGCCACGCCGTCGCCGTGCTACAAAAACAATGCAATCGGATAACACCCAGGGCGCTTCTGCTACGGAGGCACCTGCCGAGAACACTATCGAATCTGTTCCAGAAAACAGCGAAAAAACTGGTGCATCGGCACCGAAAAATACCAATTCGCGCCGTCGTCGAGTAACTAGAACTTCTGTTAACACTGCAGAAGATGTTGAGAAACAAACAACAACAGACGTTTTAGGTGACACCACTACAGAAAATACTCAGACAACCGAAGAATCAACTGAATCTGATCACATTCGCGTCAATGAATCTCGTTCCGCTGCACGCCGAGCACGTCGCAATCGAGTTCGTCGGGAATACCGGGAAAATAACGGTGACGCGCGTACTGAAGGTGATGCTACCGAGACCGTCACTGAGTCAGTGGATAAAAATGGTTCCTCTGGTGAAGCTGCTGAATTTATTTCAGAACAGCCTCGTGAGCGTCGCGGACGTCGTCGTTCTGAGCGATTAGATCGCAACAACGAAGGTTCACAGGATGCAAACACTGATGAGTCTGTAGAAAAATCTGAGCAGAGCAGAGAAGAAAAAGATACTTCTCGAACTGAGCGGGACAATGATTCACGCAATGACCGTGGTAATCGCCGGGATTATAACGATCGTGGTAACCGCCGTAATCGACGCAACCGTCGTGGTCGTGAAGAGCGTGATAATAATGACGGGCGTGAATATGAAGCACGCGAGGATGAGGTATTGCAAGATGTTGCTGGCATCCTAGATATCGTCGATAAGAACGTTGCCTTTGTGCGTACCACCGGTTACCACTCCTCGCAGCAGGATGTACATGTTAACCCACAGATGGTGCGTCGATTAGGTTTGCGTTCTGGTGATGCGATTATCGGTAAGGCACGCGTTAACGATAATTCGAACCAGCGTGGTCGTGGACGTAATCATCATCGTTTTAACCCATTGGTGAAAGTGGAAAAAGTCAATGGCATTCCAGTCGAAGAGGCAAAGGAACGGCCACATTTTTCTAAGCTCACTCCGTTGTATCCAAACCAGCGTTTGCGCTTAGAAACTGATCCAAAGATCTTGACCACTCGTGTGATTGATCTGATAATGCCAATTGGTAAGGGTCAACGTGCCTTAATTGTGTCACCACCTAAGGCTGGTAAGACGACAATTTTGCAAAATATTGCTAATGCGATCGCTATTAATAATCCTGAGTGCTATCTCATGGTTGTGCTTGTCGACGAACGCCCTGAAGAAGTTACCGACATGCAACGCAGCGTAAAAGGTGAGGTTATCGCTTCTACTTTTGACCGACCACCATCAGAGCACACTACGGTAGCGGAATTAGCTATTGAGCGGGCAAAGCGTTTGGTAGAACAAGGCCAAGACGTTGTTGTTTTGTTGGACTCGATCACTCGTTTGGGTCGTGCGTACAATAACTCTTCACCTGCCTCGGGACGCATTTTGTCTGGTGGTGTGGATTCTAACGCTCTATATCCACCAAAGCGTTTCTTAGGTGCTGCTCGTAATATCGAAAATGGCGGTTCTTTGACAATTATTGCTACTGCAATGGTTGAAACTGGTTCTGCTGGCGATACCGTTATTTTCGAAGAATTCAAGGGCACCGGTAATGCGGAGCTGAAATTGGATCGTCGTATTTCTGAGCGCCGAGTATTCCCAGCTGTGGATGTTAATCCTTCTGGTACTCGTAAAGATGAGCTTTTGCTAGCACCTGAGGAAGCACGGGTTATGCACAAGCTACGTCGTATTCTTTCCGCGTTGGATTCCCAAGCTGCTATCGACTTGTTGATTAAGCAGTTGAAGAAAACTAAGAATAATGGCGAATTTTTGATGCAGGTGATGAGCTCAGCACCGATGGCGGAAGAAGCCGAGGAGGATTAA
- a CDS encoding long-chain fatty-acid--CoA ligase → MLSTMQELPLNLSRILQYGSQVHGNSIITTAYGNNLQETSYREVGARASALAHALYDELGITGDQRVGSFMHNTVEHLETLFAVMCMGAVFNPLNRQLMNDQIQHIINHAEDEIIIADPLLADQLSFILSLGCPTVRAVIFIGSPNLTELSQKLPDNIKTYSYEALLDGRPTIFDWPILPENAAAAICYSTGTTGAPKGVAYSQRSLYLQSLSLQTTNSMAITHGETFLCCVPIYHVLSWGVPIAAFMSGTSMVLPGADLSPAALARIIAETHPRVSHGVPSLWIQLFVYYMRNTPERMSLQEIFVGGSAAPSILIRMWEERYGVDVIQVWGMTETSTVGTVARPPQGVSGEAREAYRISQGRFPASLEYRVVNNGEIQSATDRNQGEIQVRGNWVTAHYYQSPTEQNNGIASTFRGEKIDAINNSSDQFTSDGWLHTGDVGSVTSDGFLTIHDRERDVIRSGGEWIYSALLENEIMAATNVVECAVIGYPDKQWGERPLAVTVLTQDVEPGRATAEALRARLHDSFPKWMLPEYWTFVSHIDKTSVGKFDKINLRQHLAQGDYDVIVLQGPGRDQTR, encoded by the coding sequence ATGTTGTCAACTATGCAGGAACTGCCGCTCAACCTATCCCGGATCCTTCAATATGGCTCTCAAGTACATGGCAATTCCATTATCACCACAGCTTATGGCAACAATTTACAAGAAACTAGTTACCGCGAAGTCGGTGCTCGCGCTTCTGCACTCGCACATGCACTGTACGACGAACTAGGCATTACCGGTGACCAGCGTGTTGGCAGCTTCATGCATAACACAGTTGAGCATTTAGAAACCCTCTTTGCAGTTATGTGTATGGGAGCAGTGTTTAATCCACTCAACCGACAATTAATGAATGATCAAATTCAGCACATTATTAATCACGCAGAAGATGAAATCATCATTGCCGATCCCCTCCTTGCCGACCAACTTAGCTTTATCCTAAGCCTAGGATGTCCTACGGTACGTGCCGTTATTTTTATCGGTTCCCCAAATCTGACTGAACTTTCCCAAAAATTACCTGACAATATCAAGACATATTCCTACGAGGCACTTCTCGACGGGCGTCCCACCATTTTTGATTGGCCAATTTTGCCTGAAAACGCCGCCGCTGCCATTTGTTATTCCACGGGAACCACCGGCGCACCTAAAGGCGTTGCATATTCACAACGCTCTTTATACTTACAGTCATTATCCTTACAAACCACAAATTCCATGGCAATTACCCATGGTGAGACTTTCTTGTGCTGTGTACCTATCTATCACGTACTTAGCTGGGGTGTCCCTATTGCTGCTTTTATGTCTGGCACCTCAATGGTTTTGCCCGGTGCCGATCTTTCCCCAGCTGCGTTAGCTCGCATTATCGCTGAAACCCACCCCCGGGTTTCCCATGGAGTACCGAGTTTATGGATTCAGTTATTTGTTTATTACATGCGTAACACACCGGAACGGATGAGTTTGCAAGAAATTTTTGTTGGCGGTTCTGCCGCACCATCAATTCTTATTCGCATGTGGGAAGAACGATATGGTGTTGACGTCATCCAAGTATGGGGAATGACTGAAACCTCTACCGTCGGCACAGTTGCCCGCCCACCTCAGGGCGTTTCTGGTGAAGCACGAGAAGCCTACCGTATTTCTCAAGGACGTTTTCCAGCTTCCTTAGAGTATCGCGTGGTCAACAATGGTGAAATTCAAAGTGCAACCGACCGCAATCAAGGTGAAATTCAAGTGCGCGGCAATTGGGTTACTGCTCACTATTATCAATCACCAACAGAACAAAATAATGGCATAGCCTCCACGTTCCGCGGAGAAAAAATTGATGCCATCAACAACTCTTCCGATCAGTTCACCTCTGATGGGTGGTTACATACCGGCGATGTCGGCTCAGTTACTTCTGATGGGTTTCTCACTATTCACGACCGGGAACGCGATGTTATCCGCTCCGGTGGCGAATGGATTTATTCAGCACTGCTAGAAAATGAAATTATGGCTGCCACCAATGTCGTTGAGTGTGCAGTAATCGGCTACCCAGATAAACAATGGGGTGAGCGTCCTCTTGCAGTTACCGTACTTACCCAGGATGTGGAACCAGGACGCGCAACGGCCGAGGCACTGCGTGCCAGGCTACACGATAGCTTCCCTAAATGGATGCTGCCTGAATACTGGACTTTCGTATCCCATATTGATAAAACATCCGTCGGAAAATTCGACAAAATTAATCTTCGCCAGCATTTAGCTCAGGGCGACTACGATGTCATCGTGCTACAAGGCCCGGGCCGCGATCAAACTCGTTGA
- a CDS encoding helix-turn-helix domain-containing protein, with amino-acid sequence MSDSDHIPRPATDFFVESFNLSTQKRHVLDVITNHPSGITAAEVAKKMGIHINTARGHLEELSHLKAIDATPLPANRRGRPTLLFKPRILNNRMLAAELINLIQLLIKEIEDTNSEEAVTIAQRVGVNWAKQLRINGFEPAPEEIIDQIDELFRRLGFLPDTHDRMLDVSSCPSSDDKNNPSSFICYIHRGMLQEFFHDVSLEFALPSYHGDNTCQMLEDPASKEDCEDDEETVKE; translated from the coding sequence GTGAGCGACTCAGACCACATCCCTCGACCAGCAACTGATTTCTTTGTGGAATCGTTCAACCTCAGTACCCAAAAACGCCATGTACTTGACGTCATTACTAATCACCCAAGCGGTATAACTGCCGCTGAGGTAGCCAAAAAAATGGGCATCCATATCAATACCGCACGGGGACATCTAGAAGAACTCAGTCATCTAAAAGCAATTGATGCTACCCCGCTACCGGCTAACAGACGTGGTCGTCCCACACTTTTATTTAAGCCCCGAATACTGAATAATCGAATGTTAGCCGCTGAGCTCATCAATCTTATCCAGCTACTCATTAAAGAAATTGAAGATACTAATTCAGAAGAAGCCGTTACCATTGCACAAAGAGTTGGTGTTAATTGGGCAAAGCAATTACGTATCAACGGCTTCGAACCAGCACCAGAAGAAATCATTGACCAAATCGATGAGCTTTTCCGACGTTTAGGCTTCCTACCCGATACTCATGATCGCATGCTCGACGTCTCTAGCTGCCCATCATCAGATGATAAAAATAACCCCAGCTCTTTTATCTGTTATATCCATCGGGGTATGTTGCAAGAATTTTTCCATGATGTCTCTCTGGAATTCGCACTACCGTCCTATCACGGAGACAACACTTGCCAAATGTTAGAAGATCCCGCTAGCAAAGAAGACTGCGAAGACGATGAGGAAACCGTCAAAGAATAA
- the thrB gene encoding homoserine kinase: protein MPNKLAVGKKVRVMVPASSANLGSGFDTLGLALNLCDTVEVEIIDSGLVIEVFGEGQGELPLDDSHLVVKAIHAGLDAAGVEVPGLHVVCHNNIPQSRGLGSSAAAAVAGVAAANGLAGFLLSEEQLVQLASSFEGHPDNAAASVLGNYVVSWVEEPADDHGQPQYKAVSMPVHKDIQAVAFVPDFRASTQAVREVLPSDVTHLAARFNLSRVAVMAVALQQRPELLWEGTRDRLHQPYRADVLPLSAQWINRLRNSGYAAYLSGAGPTVMVLGTQSIDEKILADAQADGFQVLPLDIAGSVQVTVVN, encoded by the coding sequence ATGCCAAATAAATTAGCAGTAGGTAAAAAAGTTCGGGTGATGGTACCTGCCTCCTCAGCAAACCTTGGCTCAGGCTTTGATACTTTGGGCTTAGCACTTAACCTGTGCGACACCGTTGAGGTTGAGATTATTGATTCTGGTCTGGTAATAGAGGTTTTTGGCGAAGGCCAAGGCGAACTTCCACTCGATGATTCACATTTAGTAGTTAAAGCAATTCACGCCGGTCTAGATGCAGCAGGTGTTGAGGTTCCTGGTTTACACGTAGTCTGCCATAACAATATTCCACAGTCGCGAGGGTTGGGTTCTTCTGCGGCAGCGGCCGTGGCTGGAGTTGCTGCGGCTAATGGTTTAGCTGGTTTTTTATTGAGCGAAGAACAATTAGTGCAGCTTGCTAGTTCTTTTGAAGGACACCCGGACAATGCAGCTGCGTCTGTATTGGGAAATTATGTGGTGTCTTGGGTTGAAGAACCAGCTGATGATCATGGTCAACCTCAGTACAAAGCGGTGAGTATGCCGGTACATAAAGATATTCAAGCGGTAGCTTTTGTGCCTGATTTTCGTGCGTCTACTCAAGCTGTTCGAGAAGTTCTGCCTAGCGATGTTACTCATTTAGCTGCGCGGTTTAATCTTTCGCGAGTAGCAGTAATGGCTGTTGCTTTACAGCAGCGCCCAGAATTACTGTGGGAAGGTACCCGCGACCGCTTACATCAGCCTTATCGTGCAGATGTGCTTCCACTTAGCGCACAGTGGATTAATCGTTTACGAAATAGTGGTTATGCAGCTTATCTTTCTGGTGCTGGACCAACAGTTATGGTTTTAGGAACCCAAAGTATCGACGAAAAAATCTTAGCTGATGCACAGGCTGATGGTTTCCAAGTATTGCCATTAGATATTGCGGGTTCGGTGCAGGTAACCGTAGTTAATTAA
- a CDS encoding homoserine dehydrogenase: MSAQHSSTFNPGKGEGAAVGVAILGYGTVGSQVLRLLHENADAFTHRSGGPLIIRGVAVSNVEKHSGTLADELGVLTNDARALIRREDVDIVVEVIGGIDYPRELVLESLRAGKSVVTANKALVAAHSAELAAAADQAEVDLYFEAAVAAAIPVLGPLRRSLAGDQIESVAGIVNGTTNFILDAMDTTGASYDEMLAEATRLGYAEADPTADVEGYDAASKAAILASLAFHTRVTADDVYREGISKITSADIEAAKEAGYTIKLLAVCERLTDKNGNHSVSARVHPTLIPRSHPLATVSKSFNAIFVEAEAAGQLMFYGNGAGGNPTASAVLGDIVGAARNKIFGGRAPGESTYANLAIADFSEVLTRYHIDLEVEDRVGVLAELTQIFAEHGISMSTVRQQEKDQHARLIIVTHTAKEADLANTVKRIATMEPVKKISSVIRVQGE; the protein is encoded by the coding sequence ATGAGCGCACAGCATTCTTCTACCTTTAATCCCGGTAAAGGTGAGGGGGCAGCAGTCGGTGTTGCCATCCTAGGTTATGGCACTGTTGGTAGCCAAGTATTGCGCTTATTGCACGAAAACGCGGATGCATTTACTCACCGATCTGGTGGTCCACTGATAATTCGGGGAGTAGCTGTATCAAACGTCGAAAAGCATAGCGGAACCCTTGCCGATGAGCTAGGGGTTCTTACTAATGATGCCCGTGCGCTGATTCGTCGTGAAGATGTAGATATTGTTGTCGAAGTTATCGGTGGTATTGATTATCCGCGCGAATTAGTGCTGGAATCTTTACGTGCAGGTAAATCTGTGGTTACTGCGAATAAGGCTTTGGTGGCAGCACATTCGGCAGAACTTGCTGCGGCAGCCGATCAAGCTGAGGTGGATCTTTATTTTGAAGCTGCAGTAGCTGCGGCAATTCCAGTGCTTGGTCCGTTGCGTCGATCATTAGCTGGCGATCAAATTGAGTCTGTGGCTGGCATTGTTAATGGCACAACTAATTTCATTCTTGATGCCATGGATACCACCGGTGCTTCCTATGATGAGATGCTTGCTGAGGCGACTCGGTTAGGTTACGCAGAAGCAGATCCTACCGCCGATGTGGAAGGTTATGATGCGGCAAGTAAAGCAGCAATTTTGGCCTCGTTGGCTTTCCATACGCGAGTCACTGCTGATGACGTATATCGAGAAGGTATATCAAAGATCACCTCAGCTGATATCGAGGCAGCAAAAGAAGCTGGCTACACGATTAAATTATTGGCAGTGTGTGAGCGGTTAACTGATAAGAATGGCAACCATAGTGTTTCTGCGCGAGTTCATCCAACGTTAATACCTCGTAGTCACCCACTTGCTACAGTAAGTAAGTCTTTTAATGCAATTTTTGTTGAGGCTGAGGCTGCTGGTCAGCTGATGTTTTATGGCAATGGCGCTGGTGGAAATCCTACTGCTTCTGCAGTATTGGGCGATATTGTTGGTGCGGCGCGGAATAAGATTTTTGGTGGTCGGGCACCGGGTGAATCAACGTATGCGAATTTAGCGATTGCTGATTTTTCTGAGGTACTGACGCGTTATCACATTGATTTAGAAGTAGAAGATCGGGTGGGTGTGCTTGCTGAACTCACGCAAATTTTTGCTGAACATGGTATTTCGATGAGTACCGTGCGCCAGCAAGAAAAAGACCAGCATGCACGTCTTATTATTGTGACGCACACAGCTAAGGAAGCCGATTTAGCTAATACAGTCAAAAGAATTGCCACCATGGAGCCGGTAAAGAAAATCAGCAGTGTTATCCGAGTGCAGGGGGAGTAA
- the lysA gene encoding diaminopimelate decarboxylase: MTFNSLPEQVWPRTTERIDGEIYVGGVCVPTLVQRYGSPLFIVDEQDFRSRCRDMADAFGAHNVHYASKAFLTPAIVQWVHEEGLHMDVASEGEFRVARHGGFPASDITAHGNNKSLEFLKLLVEEHVGCIVVDSHQELDRLAELTKSLGIVQDVLIRVKPGIEAHTHEFIATSHEDQKFGFSLASGSAYQAAKRAIAASHLRLVGLHCHVGSQVFDAEGFSLAAERVLGLWRRILSDEPVGEEFHILDLGGGYGIAYMADERPLDVQLVAKDLLTRVQRSAEELGVATPRVTVEPGRAIAGPSTITAYTAGTIKDVHVTDDHLRRYVAVDGGMSDNIRPALYQAEYDIRLANRETTASAVSTRVVGSHCESGDILIDSRELPADIVAGDILAVAATGAYCYAMSSRYNMMMRPAVVSVKDGQARVMMRAETIEDFLNLAR, encoded by the coding sequence ATGACTTTTAATTCGTTACCAGAACAAGTATGGCCGCGTACAACTGAGCGTATCGACGGTGAAATCTACGTTGGCGGAGTCTGTGTACCGACACTAGTGCAGCGTTATGGTAGCCCGCTTTTTATTGTGGACGAACAAGACTTCCGCTCACGGTGTCGCGATATGGCCGATGCCTTTGGCGCGCACAATGTTCACTATGCTTCTAAAGCCTTTCTTACCCCGGCTATTGTCCAATGGGTGCATGAAGAAGGCTTGCATATGGATGTTGCTAGTGAAGGTGAATTTCGAGTCGCTCGGCATGGAGGTTTTCCGGCATCGGATATTACCGCCCATGGTAACAACAAGTCGTTAGAGTTTTTAAAACTGCTTGTTGAAGAGCACGTCGGTTGCATCGTGGTGGATTCACACCAAGAACTTGATCGGTTAGCTGAACTTACTAAGTCGCTAGGGATAGTTCAAGATGTGCTGATAAGAGTTAAACCCGGTATTGAAGCTCATACCCATGAGTTCATTGCAACAAGCCATGAAGATCAAAAATTCGGTTTTTCTTTAGCTTCTGGTTCGGCATATCAAGCAGCAAAAAGAGCAATTGCGGCATCACATTTACGTTTGGTTGGGTTGCATTGCCACGTTGGCTCGCAGGTTTTTGATGCCGAGGGCTTTTCATTGGCCGCAGAACGTGTTTTAGGCCTATGGAGACGTATTCTTTCTGATGAACCGGTAGGAGAAGAATTTCATATTCTTGATCTTGGTGGTGGTTATGGCATTGCCTATATGGCTGATGAACGCCCACTAGATGTGCAGTTGGTGGCCAAAGATCTGCTCACGCGAGTTCAGCGTAGTGCTGAAGAACTAGGTGTTGCTACACCCCGAGTAACGGTAGAGCCTGGTCGTGCGATAGCCGGACCATCAACGATTACTGCATATACCGCTGGAACCATTAAAGATGTGCACGTAACTGATGACCACTTACGTCGGTATGTAGCAGTAGATGGTGGTATGAGCGATAACATTCGACCAGCGCTTTATCAAGCAGAATATGATATTCGCTTGGCTAACCGAGAAACAACCGCATCAGCAGTATCAACTCGAGTTGTTGGTTCACATTGTGAATCAGGTGATATTCTTATTGATTCTCGCGAACTACCAGCAGACATTGTGGCCGGAGATATCCTTGCTGTGGCTGCTACCGGCGCATATTGTTATGCCATGTCTAGTCGATACAACATGATGATGCGCCCGGCTGTGGTATCGGTCAAAGACGGTCAAGCCCGAGTTATGATGCGTGCAGAAACAATTGAGGATTTTTTAAACTTGGCTAGATAA
- the argS gene encoding arginine--tRNA ligase, which translates to MTPTDLSELIKSSATRALVDRQLDVSVLPEQVVVERPRNPEHGDYSTNLALQVAKKVGMNPRELAQALADELATNNAIDVCEIAGPGFINIRLAAAAQGQIVATVLSEQNTFGHSSLYDGLKVNLEFVSANPTGPIHLGGTRWAAVGDSLGRILEASGACVTREYYFNDHGRQIDRFSGSLLAAAKGQPTPEDGYGGEYIQDIAAKVVEKRPDVLEQPDAQEIFRELGVEMMFEHIKKSLHEFGTDFDVYFHENSLFESGAVERAVEKLKTNGNLYEADGAWWLRSSNYGDDKDRVVIKSDGDAAYIAGDIAYIADKFDRGHNLAIYMLGADHHGYISRLRAAAAAMGYEANNVEVLIGQLVNLVRNGQAVRMSKRAGTVITLDDLVEAIGIDAARYSMIRSSVDSSLDIDLELWASQSSDNPVYYVQYGHARLCSIARKATEIGVDVDGADYALLTHEREGELIRTLGEFPAVVKAAAELREPHRVARYAETLAGTFHRFYDTCQILPRGDEKTQPIHKARLALAAATRQVLANALDLLGVHAPERM; encoded by the coding sequence ATGACACCAACGGATCTTTCTGAGTTAATTAAATCTTCCGCTACCCGTGCTCTTGTTGATCGCCAGCTTGATGTTAGTGTCTTGCCGGAGCAGGTCGTTGTTGAGCGCCCTCGTAATCCAGAGCACGGTGACTATTCCACAAATCTTGCTTTACAAGTGGCTAAGAAAGTTGGAATGAATCCGCGTGAGTTGGCTCAGGCACTCGCAGACGAATTGGCAACAAATAATGCCATTGACGTCTGCGAGATTGCAGGTCCAGGTTTTATTAATATTCGTCTTGCTGCGGCAGCCCAAGGGCAGATCGTAGCAACGGTATTGTCCGAACAAAACACTTTTGGCCACTCTTCACTCTATGATGGCCTAAAAGTCAATCTAGAATTCGTTTCGGCAAACCCTACTGGCCCCATTCATTTAGGTGGTACTCGGTGGGCGGCAGTAGGTGATTCCTTAGGGCGCATACTTGAAGCAAGTGGTGCGTGTGTTACGCGGGAATACTATTTTAATGATCATGGTCGCCAAATTGACCGTTTTTCTGGTTCTTTGTTAGCCGCTGCGAAAGGGCAGCCTACGCCAGAAGATGGCTACGGTGGCGAATATATTCAAGATATTGCGGCAAAAGTCGTCGAAAAGCGTCCTGACGTTCTTGAGCAACCTGATGCCCAGGAAATTTTCCGTGAACTCGGCGTCGAGATGATGTTTGAGCACATTAAGAAATCATTGCATGAATTTGGAACTGATTTTGATGTCTATTTCCACGAGAATTCCTTATTCGAGTCTGGCGCAGTAGAACGTGCAGTAGAAAAACTAAAAACCAATGGAAATCTGTATGAAGCGGATGGCGCGTGGTGGCTACGTAGCTCAAATTATGGCGATGACAAAGATCGCGTAGTGATTAAATCTGATGGGGATGCTGCATATATTGCCGGCGATATTGCCTATATAGCCGATAAATTTGATCGTGGGCATAACTTGGCTATTTACATGTTAGGTGCTGATCACCACGGCTATATTTCTCGGTTGCGTGCAGCTGCTGCGGCAATGGGCTATGAAGCAAATAATGTGGAAGTTCTTATTGGCCAGCTAGTTAATTTGGTTCGCAATGGTCAAGCGGTGCGTATGTCTAAGCGTGCTGGCACTGTTATTACCTTGGATGATTTGGTGGAGGCCATTGGCATTGATGCCGCGAGGTATTCAATGATTCGTAGTTCAGTAGATTCTTCTTTGGATATTGACCTTGAACTATGGGCGTCTCAGTCTAGCGATAATCCTGTTTATTATGTGCAATATGGTCATGCACGCCTATGCTCGATTGCTCGTAAAGCCACCGAAATAGGTGTCGATGTTGATGGTGCAGATTATGCATTGTTAACCCATGAGCGCGAAGGGGAGCTTATCCGCACCTTGGGCGAGTTTCCGGCTGTAGTGAAAGCCGCTGCTGAACTACGTGAACCACATCGAGTCGCCCGTTATGCAGAAACTCTGGCTGGTACTTTTCACCGTTTCTACGACACCTGCCAGATTCTTCCCCGCGGTGATGAAAAGACACAGCCAATACATAAAGCGCGTTTGGCACTCGCAGCTGCTACGCGGCAAGTACTAGCAAATGCGTTGGATCTACTAGGTGTTCATGCACCAGAACGTATGTAG